The following is a genomic window from Podarcis raffonei isolate rPodRaf1 chromosome 5, rPodRaf1.pri, whole genome shotgun sequence.
CAGACTATTGGTATAATGTCTAACtctgtactgtctgcactgactgacagcagtacTCTCCAGAGTTTGAAGCaagggtctctctcagccctatgcAGAGGTGtcagggaccttctgtgtgcaaagcagaggaGTGGGATGTGGTGGAAACTTTGcacttaatttctttttcttttcctcccccttcTAGAAACGAGCATGTAGAAGTTCAGAGACTATTCCACAAGTGATCAGCGCTTGCCACCCACAAAGCAAGTGTGTTATGGATTACTGGGATATGGAGCAGGATTTGAAGCAGAAAGATCCCGCTGATTTTTTTAGTCCTCAGATTATGAAAGAAAAGCCAAATTCCGTGGTATGTTTTATGTAGCCCAAATCCATGCTTTTAGCAGAAGATGTTAATATATTTCATAATAAAAATGTCAACCAGTGGCTGCTTTTTTCAgaattttgtgtatgtgtgcttgtTAATCAGATATTTCCGGATAATGAAACCAGAACTACAGCCCAGCCTTGCCCAAGATGTATTGCTGGAGAACCTGTAAGTATATTAACCTTCTTACTATGACATAAAAGATAGGCTTGTTCTTAAATATTAGAGCCATAAAACATaaagttaataaaaaaaaaccctgcaattACATTTCTCCGGGATAAAGCATGTAAATAAAAGAGGCAGATTGATTTAGCTTTTTCTCCATATGCTAGCAGAGTGCAAAACTAATACGTTTCCTGCATCAGATTGGAAAATACAGGGACTTCAGGCTCATTTTTCAAATGCATTCTAGAAAGCAGAGTTTAGTCACGTAAATGAATCTCAATTCAAGTTAAAAAGGTGTAGATTATTGTATTCCAGGAGTATGTCCAATTAAGAGACATTTTAATATTTATGGACAgagttttagaagtacaattccacaaaattggggggggggtgaga
Proteins encoded in this region:
- the C5H10orf143 gene encoding uncharacterized protein C10orf143 homolog → MNLVADRRRARPAELSMNEPERKRACRSSETIPQVISACHPQSKCVMDYWDMEQDLKQKDPADFFSPQIMKEKPNSVIFPDNETRTTAQPCPRCIAGEPGHFGHIMGFIEDQRTLMQ